The segment GATCAGCTCCGGGTTCCCGACCAAGGCGACGGCGAACCGGACCCGCTGTGTCTGGCCGCCCGAGAGCCCGTCGACCCGGCGGCCCGCGAGCTCGCCGAGCCCGGCGAGCGCCAGCGCCTCCGCGACCGGCATCGGCGCCGGGTAGGTCCGGGCGACGAAGGAGACCAGCTCGTGGACCGTGACGCGGGGGACCGCTCGACCCTCCTGAAGCATCGCGCCGATCCGGCCGGCGGCCACCGCGCGGTCCGGTGTGCCGCCGAAGAGCTCGACCCGGCCGCTGTCGGGCTCGTCGAGGCCGAGGAGCAGGCTGACGGCGGTCGACTTGCCGGCGCCGTTGCGGCCGAGCAGGGCCACCGTCTCGCCGCGCCGGACGGTGAGGTCGATCCCGTCGGCGGCGCGGACGGCGCCGAAGGTCTTGGTCACGTCGTGAAAGGCGACCGCCGGTTCGTCCGTGTCCCTTGTCATGGGGTCCTTTGTCATGAGGACGACGTTACGAATCCGCCGGCCCCACCGGCAGGCGCGTACGTACGGACCTGGCCGTGACAAATGTACTGAGAGGCACTTCTGACGTACCGTCAGGTGACGGCTGTCGGGAGGGTTCCCAACTCTCCCCGCCTCGGCTATACATGGGGATCACCGACCTAGAACGCGTTCTAGAACGGCCGCGTACGGGAAGGTCCCCGCACGGCCTCGGTGCGGCCGACGGTGCGGACGGCCGTGCCGAGGTCTTCCCCGCCACGAGGAGCAGCAGCCCGATGCCCATCGACCCCGCCAAGGCCGTCGCCGCCGAACCCCGCAGCGCCGAGATCTCCTGGGACCACAAGGACGTCCAGCTCTACCACCTGGGACTGGGCGCCGGCACCCCGGCGACCGACCCCGACGAGCTCCGCTACACCCTCGAATCCAGGCTCCACGTCCTGCCCAGTTTCGCCACCGTCGCGGGCGCCGGAATGGGCGTCGTCGGCGGGCTCTCCGCCCCCGGCGTCGACATCGACCTCGCCGCCGTCCTGCACGGCGGCCAGTCGATCACCCTCCACCGCCCCGTCCCCGTGGCCGGCCGGGCCGTCACCACCTCCCGGGTCGCCGCCGTGTACGACAAGGGCAAGGCCGCCGTCCTCGTCCTGCGCTCCGAGGTCGCCGACGCCGACGGCCCGCTGTGGACCAGCGACGCGCAGATCTTCGTACGGGGAGAGGGCGGCTGGGGCGGCGACCGCGGACCCTCCGAGCGCCTCGAACTCCCCGGCCGCGACCCCGACAAGACCGTCGAACGGCCCGTACGCGAGGACCAGGCGCTGCTCTACCGGCTCTCCGGCGACTGGAACCCGCTCCACGCCGACCCCGAGTTCGCCGCGCTCGCCGGCTTCGACCGGCCGATCCTGCACGGACTCTGCACGTACGGCATGACCCTCAAGGCGGTGGTGGACACGATGCTCGGCGGAGACGTCGCCCGCGTCCGCTCGTACCGCACCCGATTCGCCGGGGTCGTCTTCCCCGGCGAGACGCTGCGCATCCGGATGTGGGCCGACGAGGGCCGCGTCCAGGTGACCGTGACGGCCGTGGAGCGCGCCGACGCGCCCGTGCTCGCCGACACCCTCGTCGAACACTCCTAGACCCATCCCGGCACTCGTAGACCCATCCCGGAGGGAGCCGCACCATGCGCGCAGCCGTACTGCACGAGATCGGCCAGGACAAGCTCGAAGTCGTCGACGACGTCGAGGCGGTGGGCTTCGGCCCCGGCAAGGTGAAGATCCGGGTCCGGGCCACCGGCCTCTGCCACTCCGACGTCTCCGCGATGAGCGGCGTCCTCCCGCAGCCCGCCCCCTTCATCCCCGGCCACGAGGGTGCGGGCGAGATCCTCGACGTCGGCGACGGCGTCACCGGACTCACCCAGGGCCAGCGCGTCCTGCTCTGCTGGCTGCCCGCCTGCGGCAGCTGTCCCGCCTGCAAGCGCGGCCAGACCCAGCTGTGCCTGGCCGGCTTCATGAACGCCGGAACGCCCAACTTCAAGCGCCCCGGCGGGGACGTCTTCGGCTTCGCCGGCACCGGCACCTTCACCGAGGAGGTCGTCGTCGACGCGGGCTGCGCCGTCCCCATCCCCGACGACGTGCCCTTCGACATCGCCGCCCTCATCGGCTGCGGCGTCACCACCGGACTCGGCGCGGCCATCAACACCGCCAAGGTGGAGGCCGGTTCCTCGGTTGCCGTCATCGGCTGCGGAGGCGTCGGCATCTCCGCGATCCAGGGAGCCAAACTCCAGGGCGCCGCCCAGATCATCGCCGTCGACCCCGTCGAGTCCCGCCGCGAGGCCGCGCTGCGCTTCGGCGCCACCGAGGCCGTCGCCCCGGACGCGCTCGCCGACGCCAAACAGCGGATCACCGCCGGCGAAGGCTTCGACTACGTCTTCGAGGTCGTCGGCAAGTCCGCCACCGCCCGCACCGCGTACGAGAACACCCGGCGCGGCGGCACCCTCTGCGTCGTCGGCGCGGGCGCCCTCGACGACTACCTCCAGATCAGCATGTTCGAGCTGTTCTTCGACGAGAAGCGGATCCTGCCCTCCATGTACGGCGGCGGCGACGTCCTCCGCTCCTACGAGCGGGCCATCGCGCTCTGGCGGGCCGGCCGCATCGACCTGGAGTCGCTCATCACCCACCGGGTCCCGCTCGCCGGCATCAACGAGGCCCTGGAACAGATGCGGACGGGTGCCGCGCTCCGTACCTGCATCGAGATCTGAGAGGACCCCGACCCATGTCACTCCCTCTTGAGGGACTGAGCGCGATCGTCACCGGCGCGGGCCGGGGGCTCGGCCGCGCCGAGGCCCTGGAACTGGCCCGGCTCGGCGCGGCCGTCGTCGTCAACGACTACGGCCAGCCCGGCCGCGACGGCTCGGGAGCGGCCTCCGCCGCACCCGCCGAGGAGGTCGCCGCCGAGATCAGGGCGACGGGCGGCACAGCGATCGCACACCTCGGCGACATCGCCGACTTCGAGACGGCGCGGTCCCTGATCGACCTGGCCGTCGCCGAGTTCGGCAAGCTGGACATCCTGGTCAACAACGCGGGCATCCTGCGCGACCGGATGGTCTTCTCGATGAGCGAGGAGGAGTGGGACTCGGTCATACGGGTCCACCTCAAGGGCCACTTCAACAGCACCCACTTCGCGGCGGTGCACTGGAGGACCCGCGCGAAGGCGGGGGAGTCCGGCGTGTACGGCCGGATCGTCAACACCTCGTCCGAGGCCTTCCTCGCGGGTTCGGCCGGCCAGCCCAACTACGCGGCGGCCAAGGGCGGCATCGTGGGCCTGACCACCTCGTCGGCACTCGCGCTCGCCCGCTACGGGGTGACGGCCAACGCCATCTGCCCGCGGGCGCGCACCC is part of the Streptomyces sp. NBC_00250 genome and harbors:
- a CDS encoding MaoC/PaaZ C-terminal domain-containing protein yields the protein MPIDPAKAVAAEPRSAEISWDHKDVQLYHLGLGAGTPATDPDELRYTLESRLHVLPSFATVAGAGMGVVGGLSAPGVDIDLAAVLHGGQSITLHRPVPVAGRAVTTSRVAAVYDKGKAAVLVLRSEVADADGPLWTSDAQIFVRGEGGWGGDRGPSERLELPGRDPDKTVERPVREDQALLYRLSGDWNPLHADPEFAALAGFDRPILHGLCTYGMTLKAVVDTMLGGDVARVRSYRTRFAGVVFPGETLRIRMWADEGRVQVTVTAVERADAPVLADTLVEHS
- a CDS encoding 3-oxoacyl-ACP reductase → MSLPLEGLSAIVTGAGRGLGRAEALELARLGAAVVVNDYGQPGRDGSGAASAAPAEEVAAEIRATGGTAIAHLGDIADFETARSLIDLAVAEFGKLDILVNNAGILRDRMVFSMSEEEWDSVIRVHLKGHFNSTHFAAVHWRTRAKAGESGVYGRIVNTSSEAFLAGSAGQPNYAAAKGGIVGLTTSSALALARYGVTANAICPRARTRMTEDVFAGFAEPTAEGDLDPLSPEHVAPLVGYLASPAAAGVNGQLLVVHGGMVAIVDRPKVAAKFDTAKEAFTYEELDGLLTPHYAARPAGETFAASEVLGLKKG
- a CDS encoding ABC transporter ATP-binding protein is translated as MTKDPMTRDTDEPAVAFHDVTKTFGAVRAADGIDLTVRRGETVALLGRNGAGKSTAVSLLLGLDEPDSGRVELFGGTPDRAVAAGRIGAMLQEGRAVPRVTVHELVSFVARTYPAPMPVAEALALAGLGELAGRRVDGLSGGQTQRVRFAVALVGNPELIVLDEPTAALDVEARQEFWHSMRGYARRGNTVLFSTHYLEEADAYADRIVVLDSGRIVAAGTSEELKRAAGGNLVSFDLAGGPTEWLGLLPGVTSYEVKGDRARLRTGDSDGTVRALAERDAIRHLEVTPVSLDDAFLALTQSPLTTLETVR
- a CDS encoding Zn-dependent alcohol dehydrogenase yields the protein MRAAVLHEIGQDKLEVVDDVEAVGFGPGKVKIRVRATGLCHSDVSAMSGVLPQPAPFIPGHEGAGEILDVGDGVTGLTQGQRVLLCWLPACGSCPACKRGQTQLCLAGFMNAGTPNFKRPGGDVFGFAGTGTFTEEVVVDAGCAVPIPDDVPFDIAALIGCGVTTGLGAAINTAKVEAGSSVAVIGCGGVGISAIQGAKLQGAAQIIAVDPVESRREAALRFGATEAVAPDALADAKQRITAGEGFDYVFEVVGKSATARTAYENTRRGGTLCVVGAGALDDYLQISMFELFFDEKRILPSMYGGGDVLRSYERAIALWRAGRIDLESLITHRVPLAGINEALEQMRTGAALRTCIEI